TAAGGAGTGTGATTCTGTCACCAGAGGCGTTTTcaatagactcagactttaaagtcagaagggtccatcatgatcatctagtctgaactcctccACATTGCAGGCTgcagaacctcccccacccactcatgaaatagacctctaacctctggctgagttattgaagtcctcaaatcatggtttgaaGACTTCAAAAGTTactgagaatccaccatttacactggtttaaacctgcaagtgacccatgccccaggcAGCAGAGAAAGGTGAACTTCCACCGCCCCAGGGTGTCTGCCAGTCTGAcccggggggaaattccttcccgaaccGAAATAGGGGATAGGATAGCAATGGCTGCCAAAAACAAACCACTGCGGCCCAGTGATGGAGCAAAAGgatgggggaggtaaggacagcTTAGTTCCAATCCCTGCTCTCACAGCAACTCCCTCTGTGGCCTTTGTCCCGTCAGTTAAcatctgtctcagtttccctgtatGTAAAGGGGTCAATTCTCCCTTCTTGAAGATAAGTGGCTTTAAAGCACTTCATATGGAAGTCGCAATACAACCACGAAGGTGCATTAGCAGGGTTGACACGACAGGCAATGCCTGAACTGGAATTCCCAATGAGATAGAAAGGTCTCACTGATGTTGTTGTAGACCCATCATTCTAAATTAGTTACTTAAAAGACGACCAAGGGTTGGGGTAAAGACAGGTGAAAGTTTGGGTCCATTCACAAGCAGTGAGGCGCATAGGTCAGGAGGACCTGCATCCTCACCTCTCTATCACCACCACTCTCCTGCAGGACTATGAACTGGAAGCAGAGAAGTTACGATCCATTCTCGACCTGGAAAATGGACGGAATGGCTACATGAACAAGAGACCCAGACTCCAGTCTCCAGCTGCCAAAGTGAAAGAAGAGGTAAAGCCGTGATGGGGTTGAGAGAGGCTAAGGCTGGGATATGACTTTGAGGAGCCATCAGTGATTGTAAGGACGATGATTTTCACTTCTGTGACCTCAGCCTCATTCAGGGTTGGGAATTCTTCAGCACCATTAATGGATCAATTATCTAGCATCCCAAAGATTTTTGGGAAGGGTGAGAAAAAAGTACCTGAGCCTGCACTTTGTTCCAGTGAAATCTCCCCCAACACGACTTTCAGCTGGAAGGACAGGTTTTAGGGGTTAAAATTCTTGGTGTAAGCTATAGATACTACGCAAAGACCATGCAAGTTTTCAAGCTACTTCATAGCTGTATAACCCACTGTTTGGCTATCTTAGCTCATCCTTCATCGTATATTGCaccatgtagctgaagttgcccACATGAGTCCCCAGTTGTCCTACCTGTTACACACATTTGGTAGAGCAGGTTGCAGGAAGGGAAACTATTGTTCTTCTTTGAGCGATGGCCCCTCTTGGTACTCCACATGCAGAATACGCAATGGCTGTCCGCTGGCCCGCACGGGTGCTGTAGCTTTCATGCTCCCAACCAAGGATATAAAGGGTGGTGCAGGCTGACTATGCCCAGGTCCCAGGATTcaaaaactgtttcctgccctcGTTCCTCTTCTGTGAATGACAAACATCAACGCTGCCTCTGCTGTCTGGCTGAGGCTCATATTTCTAACAAGTGCAGCATctgcctctctcttctccccagaaCTCATGAGGATCGGGAACAGACTCAGAAAACACCTCCTGGAGAAGGCAATGAAGCCCCAATAAGATGTGGATCAGAGACTCATCTCCCTCACTCCCCTCAGCAGGCAGTGCCTCCCTGAGCACAAGCTTGGGAACAGAGGCTAAGTCTGATAAGCCTAAAGAAAAGGCTTTACAGGAAAGTAAGGGACTTGTCCTTAATATGCCAGTCCCAAAAAGAAGGGATTCCCTCCCTGACCCCATCAGAGTCGAGAGAGCCAGTGTGCATGGGTACTAAGGTTTCAGTTCCAACTAAATCTTCTTGACAAGGAGGCGGCGGCATGCAAGGGTATGAATCCTATGGTTCCAGCACTTGCGCCGGTGGTGAAGATGAGGTATAGATAGCTCGTAGTGCTTCTATCCACTTCAGGAACTCAGATAGCAATGTGGCCCCAAAGGGTGACCAGAGAGGCTCCAGGAATGGACTCTCCTCATACTCCAGGATGGTTGGAGATGTCTTCCAGGGAGACGTACATCTTTGCTCTCCCCCATCCAAGTTCACTGTTCCTATTAGGTCCTATATTCCCGGACATTGTTCGCAGCCCTCAACATGAAAGATGCGTATTTTCATACGGATATCCAGCCAGCCCATAGGAGGTTCTTCAGGTTCCTCTTCAACCAAGACCATTACCAATCCAGAGTTCTCCCCTTCAGTCTGGCCACAACATCCAGCATGTTTACAAAGTTTTTTCCAGTTGTGGCTGCTTAGATGAGAAGAGAAGGATTTACAGTCTTCCCGTACCTTGATGACTGACTTCTCAGAGTCAACTCCGACAAGGAGGTCCACAGGGCAACCCGTGTTCTGCTCAGCCCCACAAGGAGCATAGACATCATAGGGGCAACACGTTACACTCGTACTGTAGTCGAGTCTATCTACCTCTCAAAACATTTGAGCACTTTCATAACCAGGTCACTCTCAGACCCAGGATGTCACTCAGAACTTGCCTTTCCCTCCTTTGCCACATGGCTTTCGTGCACACGTGATGCCGTTCAACAAGCTACATCTAGAATGCCTACAGGCCTTGCTTCTCTCAGTGTACCCCCCGGAGAATGGCATCATAAATGACAAGGTCACAATTCTGCCCAAGAATTGGGACTCTCTCGTCTGATGGACAAAACCAGAAAAGGTTCAGGTAGGTGCCCCTTTCCTCAGACCAACACCCGAGGCACCCACCATTGCCAATGTCCCCCTCTTGGGTTGGGGTGTGCACATGGACCTTCCCAAGGCACAGGGCATCTGGACACCTTGGGAGACCAGAATGTACATAATTTACAATGGTTATCAGCAGCTTCATCGTACTTACCCAGGGTGCAAAATTCCCTAGTGGACTGTCTGAGAAGACACTTTCCTGAAAGCCACTAACGGGAGATTCACGATTTGGTTCTCAGTGACGTCTTCGCTCAATGGGGAATGCCAGCTTGGGACCTTTTGGAAGCTTCCTCAGTACTGCTCCAGAGCAGTCCTGGGCAAAGACTCATTGGGAGATGTCCTCCTGATGTCAAGGAAGGGTTGCCTAGGCTATGCTTTCCTTCCAATTCCTTTGTGGAtaaagtcctgatttgctgcttacatcacgaTCACATCATGTGGAACAGCACATTGCATTTGATGTTGTGCATGCCGTCTGTCACgatttttccccctctgtaagtTGAGGTGTACATTTGACAAAATGTCAGCtcctaagaaagcaaagttagATGTCCATTCATTTCACTTAACAGCAACATTTGGTGGCTAAGTTGTGGCAAGGTTTTGGTGCGCTTTATAAACTGTTTTGATGCAATCAAGGCCTTTTTGTCggaaaaaggacaaaactacCCTGAACTGGATGATGAATAATGGCGGTGTAAGCTCATGTTTCTTACTGACATCACCGCTCACCTAAAAGAGCTCAACCTCCAtctccagggtgcagggcaaacggttctggatctttatgaaacttggaaggcatttgttgtaaaactagaagTTTTTTTCCTCGGGATATTTGAACTTCGACTTTCTGCTACTTCCAACACATAAAAGAGCTAGCGACACGTTGCACTGTCAGTGTTGATGAGattggaatgtacatgcaagaactggaatcagaattttctgacagatttcaagatttccagcaatttggcccaacgttttcttttctaattaaacctgagaAGTTCAACaaaagcgacttggatttgtctgtatttcagtggatggatgttgaagatttcaaaatacagctcattcagttaaaaagctcagaattgtgggtatcaaagtttggagatctgcggagtgcacttaaagctaccgagagagatcatggggcctctattctgacctgctgaatgtccctgccagtgaaatttaactgtgaagaaaactgcatttgcaatgctttcagcatttggatccacatacctgtgtgaacagatATTTTCACACACGAAATCTGTCCTCTATCCCTCTCGGagctggttaacaactgatcactcagaagcctgtgtgcagcttaaactatccaaatacatgccagacattggaaaactcagcaaggagaagcaagggcaaggatcacactaaactgataaaatctgcattttaatttaattttaaatgaagcttcttaaacgttttaaaaaccttatttactttacatacaacaatagtttagttacttattatagagagagaccttctaaaaacgttaaaatgtattactggcacatgaaaccttaaattagagtgaataaatgaagacttggtacaccacttctgaaaggttgccgacccctgttctaaTGCAACACGGGGGCAAATTCGCACACCCAAATCAGGAGTCGTTGCATCTTAGAGTATCTACTTACCCTTAAGTCTTCAGGTATTATATTTGCAGTCAGCGCTTTCCATCCTCCAATGGATAACCATACGATCTGTACACCCACATCACATCAAGATTTCTGAAAGGGATTTTCAGATCCTTTCCTCCAGTGGTGAAATTTGCATCTCCCTGGGACCTCAATTTTGTTCTATCATCTCTCACTAAGATTCCCTTGAGCCACTGTCCACATGCTTTGTGACCCATCTGTCTATGACGGTGGCATTTCTGATAGCTATAATGTCAGCCAAAAGAGTCAGCGAACTGAGAGAGCTTATGGTGGGCCCACAGTATACTACCTTCTACAAAGGAAAAGTCTCTATGCCCCCACCCGAGATTCATACCCAAGGTAGTTTATGAGTCAGGTCATCCACTTATctgtatttttttcctaaatcACATGCCTCTGAAGAGAAAATTGCATGCTCTGGATCTTCGGAGGACTTTAGCCTTTTATCTGCAAAGAACAAAGGAGGTTAGAAAGATATCTAAACTATATTTATTTCCGCAGCAAAGTGATCAAGAGGTCAACCTATATTGGGCAGAGACTTACAATCTGAGATCTATTTTGAATTATCCTTTGTTACCAACTAGCTGGtattccccttccctctcctctcccccaaagGGGTAAAGGCTCATTCCACCAGGGGACAAGCTACTTCAGCTGCATCTCTGAGAGACAATCATACTAGAGATATGTAGGCCAGCTATTTGGAGCTCCTTGCATACCTTCCCGAGACATTATGCCCTGGAACAGTCATTGACTTCAGATATGGCTATGAGGACAGCAGTACCACAGTCAGCTATCATTTCTGCATCCTCACACCCACCACCTGTTTGACTACTGCTTGTTAATCTCCCACATGTAGAATACACAAAGGGACCATCACACTTAGAAGAAATggtggttacttacctgtaactggaggtaaGTCTTTTGAGACGCATGGCCCCAATCTGTATTCCACTACTCACTCACCCGGGAATTCATTACTCTGTCATAAGAATAGGAAACTGGAGAGGCGACAGCCCACACCGCACATTATGCCCTCAGTTGGGAGCACAAGGAGAGCTATGGAGCATATGCAGGCCAACAGACATTGCTTCCAAGAAATTCTACGCACAGACCCATCGTGCGCTTGTGTATCCCATGTATGGaatacacatctcaaagaactttcaGTTACAGGTAAGCAACCTCCACTTCTGTGCATGGAACCTCTCGAACAGAACCCACAACACAAGATCACAGTAAGAGGGAAGGTTTTGAGAAAAAAGCCAGTTGCCCTGCCATACACTTCCCTACCTGTCCTGCATGTCaccatttgttttgtttctattcaGAAAGTCTTGATTAACAGCTCTGGTTCCACTTCTTTCTCTGAACGCCTTTCCGTTTCACAGGAAGCAATTCTGGCTGCTaaattcactgaagttaatgctgTCAATAAACAGAGGCTGCAGAACCTGGAATTTGCCCAGAATCTCCTGAGGCAGGTAACTGATGAATAGCAGGAATTGATTTAGCTAGAGATGAAACTAGGAGCTTGACCTTCTAAAACATGCACTGTGCCTCCTCTTAAAATCACAGCTGCTGGGTGATGGTCACATCTGCACCACAATGAAGGATTTTGGAGGTTTATGCATACGTTAAAGTAGATTAACTTTATGCTAAGCAATTTATTCTACAAGAATATTTAATAAAGCAGAATTGCACACAGTTTTTCACCAACTAGAAATAGAGCTAGCTAATGTGTCACATCCTGGAAATCATCACCCAGAAGGAACCCAATTTGAGCCCACCCATCAAGAACAATCTAGCCCACCCAATGACTTCATTACACTCCTGATTTGGTGTGAGGGAGTGTTATGTAAATCTTAGGATGCACTAGTTGaatggttttcaacttttttcataTGAGCGCCACCCACAGATCCCCTTCCCACATAGCCAGACACATTTTCCATGGGGTAGTATGAGAAAGATGGGGTGGTCATGACCTGTGGTTAAGAACCCATGCACTAGTTCGATGGAAGGACATGGACTTGCTAATATACAATACTCAATCATTTTCAATGGATCTCTCCATTAGAGTTTGAAGTTATCCCACAGTAGTTTTACCATTTTGCTGCTGAAGGAAGATAGGTACACCAAGTAGTGATTGCTAATAAGAAAGGTTGTCCTTACCATGCACTCTTTATTTCACTGACAGCAGCCAGAGGTACAAGTAATGCAGGAGTCTGTCCAGACTAGCAAGTCCGAGAGGCCGCAGGAGGAAGTCTGGAAAATAATGAAAGAGCTGGATGATGAGAGTCTACGTCGACAGCAGCTAGAGGGGGAGATCAAAACCATCCAGAACGACATCCTCCATCTACAGAAACAGAAGCCCCAGGAAACTGTGCTGAAGAAGGAACTGCTGAAGAAAGTTCCTGACCCTCAGCTGGATGAGAGCTGCCACAAAATGCAGCAAAGCCTGGCAGAAGAGCAACGCAAGAACCAGGTGCTACAGGATGAGCTGGAGGCCCTAAATCTGAAGCTGCGAGCCCTAGAGCatgagaggagggaagggggccaGGAGTATATCGTTAAGGAGGTCCTGCGTATTGAGCAGGACAAGGCACAAGCGGATGAAATCCTGAAATTGAAAGAAGAGCTGGAGGACctcaagaggcaggaaggaacCAGAGAAAATGAGGTCACGCTCCTGCGCCACCAAATCACCGTGCTGTCTGATGAGAAGAACAAAGAGCAGGAGAAGGTTACTGAGAAGGAGGTGGTGAAGCTGCAGAATGACCCTCAGCTGGAGGCGGAGTTCCGAATGCTGCAAGagaacaaggaaagggagagcacCCTGAGGCAGAAACAAGAGGAGGAGCTCAGCTACCTGCAGGACAAGATGAAACGGCTAGAGAAGGAGCGGGCCATTGCAGAGAGCAAGATCACAGTCAAGGAGGTGCTGAAGGTGGAGAAAGACCTGGCAACAGAGAGGGAGGTGAACGAGCTCCGACGCCAGTATGAAGACGAGAAGTCCAAGGGCCGTTCCAATGAGAGGGAGAAGGATGAGCTGCTCAGAAAGATCCAGGTCCTGGAGGAGGAGAATGCTAAGGTGGTCGTCCAAGAAAAAGTACGTGAGATAGTCCGCCCAGATCCCAAGGCTGAAAATGAAGTAGCCAACCTTCGTCTGGAgctggtggagcaggagaggAGATACCGAGGTGGGGAAGAGCAGCTGAAGAGCTGCCAGAATGAGCTGGCTTACCTGAGAAACAGAAGCGGACAGGTGGAGGTGAAAGACATTATCAAGGAGGTCATTAAGTATAAGACCGATCCTGAGACCAAGAAGGAATTGCAGAGACTCCGGGAAGAAATTGTAGACAGGACCCGAGCGATTGAGAGAGCTGATCTGGAGATCTACCAGCTGAAGCAAGAGATTCAGACCTTGAAAGACACAAAACCTCAAGTGCAGATGAAGGAAGTCGTCCAAGAGATACTGCAGTACCGGGAAGACCCCAAGACCAGGGGGGAAGTGGAGTCCCTGAGAGCTCAGCTAGCAGAGGAACAAAAGAAGCAGATTGACTTGGAGAGGGAGAGGCTGCTCCAGGAAGAGAAGATCAGACAGAAAGAGGAGGAACTGTCACAAGTGAAGGAGAAAGTGGTCCAGCAGGAAGTGGTGAAGTTTGAGCAAGATCCTGCCTTGAAAGCAGAGATCAACTCCTTCTCTCAGAGCATTGAGAGTGAGCTGAAGCAGATAGACTCCCTGCGGGAAGAGCTACGCAAGCTGCAACAGAGGAGATCTGAGCTGGAGCGTCAGTTGGAGGAGCTCGAGAAAGAGAGGCAGGCCCGCAGAGAGGCTGAATTTCAGGTGCAGAGGCTGAAGGTCAGGCTGAACGAGCTGGAACAGCAGGAGAAGGAGACAACGGAGAGAGTAACCGTGAAACAGAAAGTGATCCTCCAGCAAGACCCACAGCAAGAGAAAGAACACTCTCTCCTCAAGCTGGAGCTGGAGGAAGAGAAGCACCGAAGACAAGTCCTGCAGGCTGAGCTGGAAGCCTTGAGGAAGAAGCTCCTCATGCTGGAGAAGATGGAGGTAAAGGAGAAAGTAGTCTTTTCAGAGAGCATCCAAGTGGATAAAGGGAACACCGAATACGAGATTCAAAAGCTGAAGAGCAACCTGGAGGAGGAGAGTCGGCGTAAGAGGGAGCTGGATGCAAATGTCAACCGCCTCGAGGCCAAACTATCTGAGGTGGAGTTCAACAATTCCAAATCCTCCAAGGAGCTAGATTTCTTGAGGGAGGAAAACCACAAGCTCCACCTAGAAAAGCAGAATCTTCTGCTGGAAACAAGGAGGTTACAGTCCGAGATTGAGCTCACAGCAACGGAAGCTCAGGATTTACGAAACATGACCCAGATTGACAGCAGGGTGACTCTGGACTCCAGATTCCAGACTTTGGAGAGAGAGCTGGAAGATCTCAAGAAGTTATCCAGTGAAAAAGATGCAGAGATTAAGCAACTTCAGAACCGCCTCAAGACAGTGGCCATCAAGAGAGAACAGAGAGAGAACCACTTGCGGCGCTCCATTGTGGTCATAGACCCCGACACTGGGAAGGAGATGTCTCCAGAGGAAGCTCACAAACTTGGCCTCATCGAATGGAGCTTGTTCGTCAAGCTGAAGGGCCAGGAATGCGACTGGGAAGAGATCTCAATAAAGGGACCTAGTGGGGAGTCCTCCATGATCCTCGACAGGAAGACTGGCAAAGAATTCTCCATTGAGGATGCCTTAAAGAGTGGAAAGTTAACCATGGCTCAGTACGATCGTTACCTGAACAAGGAAATGTCCATCCAGGAGCTGGCAGTACTGGTGTCTGGGAAGAAGTAATTACAATGTTCCCTCAACTCTATATTGAAACTTTTCTTACAGCAGCTTGCTCAGAGCTGCACCACTTGTTACAATTCCAGATTGCTGCAAATCCTTTATGTCTTCCGAAATGCTATAGCCTTTGCATGGTCCAACATGAGGCTGCCATGAAGTCATGCTGCTTGCTGCATCCATTGCATAAGAGCACTGCCACGCCAGAGGTGGAAAATGTATTTGTCAACATTACATTAATCTTTCCTTCCCCATTACAACCTTACCTAGGTACTCACGccaactgaaaacaaacaaaatcatctTCAAGTCTGAAGTTGTTTATTAACATGTGCTCTCAAATTTAGCAACTGAGAAAAGGCTGCATATCTCAGCacattccttttttgtttttatgtcaAGTATGAACTTCTCTCTAGAGGGTACCGCAAAGCTGTATAAAGAGCCACTGGAAAGAGACAAAAGGTCAAGACCACCCAGAATAGCAGAGGAAGCCTAGTAAGCCACCCACCTGTATGAAAATCTAGAGAGACACTATCATTATATACAGTGGAATGAATGATGGTATCTTCATCTGAGAAAGGCAGCTAAgtgcacaaaaaatgaaatttataTATTAATTCATAGTCATGATACTCACATCTAATCAAAGCTGTTTCAGACGGACTTCTGTCACCTCAGTGCCTCTAATGCCAAAGGAGAGGGGGAACAAAAAGAATTGTAATTTGATACAGTAATTCCTAGATTAAAAGGAGGTATTTTCATATGACATCACCAGAAACATGTAAAGAGACGTCAATATTATGTAGTAAATGCTACTGTAACCTAATGCGGAGGTGCCGGAGGTGCCTTCTGAACGGTCGTGCTTACCTCATGGTTAAAAGCCACTCATACCGATATTTTACTGACTAATGTTACACATTCAGCTATATGTATCATTTATTTGTGTAAGGGAATGGGAAATATGGGGAAATTCTATTTATAGTACAAAATAAAAATGCGGTGGtttaaatcagtttatttttcctttttaaattgatGCCTGCCTTTTGATCTAATACCTTAAAGGAACCCAAATTTCAGAATCAAAGGTGACCTTTCACCCAacacttacatttattttttaatataagaaACGTGCATGTTAATGTTGTACCTATATCTTTGGAAAAAACACAAATTGCTTGTTGGTCAAGTTTACTGGCAAGAaaggcatgcagctgatcattgGTACGTTGTCCTGACCCTTGCAGCTACTGGAAAAGGCGAATTACAGGCCAGTTTCGCTTTCAGGTTAGAGCTTCGGAATTTCTACCTTACCATGCAGCTCTGCTATCAAAAAAGGATACTAAAGAGAGCGCCTGTGAGGTTCCATGTTTATTGCATCATGGATTTCCTGATCCtgtgtgctcagtttacaagtggAAAAGCTTTTCCTGCAATCTCAGTCTGGGAGCTGAAAGGCAAGCTGGGTTTTTCCCACCTAACGGATCCTCCTGGGTAGtaaaggttctgcaggccaaatgCTGCCCTTAGTGATACCCACAGGGGTGTGATCTTAATAATGTCCGAGTGCCACTTGTGCAATCCCATTGCTGTTAAGAAActtacacaggtgtaagtgatTGGAACCTGGTACAGAGTTCTGCTCACTTTGCTGGAGCTCTGCTGACTCTACTCTGTAGGGCTAAGAGCACTAAAAATTTATTTTACAcccaaccctgctcccactgaagtcaataagagagttttaccattgacaaTGACAGGAGCTAGATTGGGCCTTAGGTCACCATTATTAAGCTAAAAGGATGGTCCCTCCCAGCAGATGTAACACACACAGGAACAGGTTTGTTGAGTAAGAAGGTGTCATTCTACTGCAATGGCAATTTAAGAGTTACAGCCGTATTTTAAAAGGACTTGGTCATTTACAAAGCATTGGCCAAAATGCATACTAATAATTAGTGACCCAATGAGTGGTAAGAGGCAGCAATACAGTCACTAAGATGATCTTCCAGTCAATTTACATTTGAAGAGAAACTGAGACTGAAAAGAGCATTTTGGAAACTTTGAAACAATTTATTCAGTTGCTCTGTACAAGATTGACAGTTTTCACACCACCCCCATCATTGTCATCTAGACAGTCCCAACACTCACaacaaaaataaagtaaatagCAGCTCTTACACACAACAGAAACTGCCAAACTAAGTAAGTGCCGGTGGGAGGCTCGCCCCCCACCGTAAAGAAAACAGCTAACGTTGCCTAGTCAAGACAGAGATCCCAGATGCTCTGCTCCCCAGGGCTTGTGATCTCATTCCATATTTCTGCCTTGCCATGGCGGTTTAATTCATTCACTCGTTCATTACAGcatgtaaagaaaaaagaaaaaaatcccacagaaTTTCCACCGAATAAACATTTCCCTGAGGCAAAGGCTTTGCTAAATTCCTAAAACGAGGGCATTCTGCTCCAGCTGCGACACACAAATGTGCATCCCAGCAGAAACACCAAAGTGAAAGCAAAGAGAGGGAGTGGAACCAGTACCTTGGGTTGCTCATTAAGGGCTGGGATCCTGCCAGGTGTTTGAATGCCCTTTCAGctgccactggcttcagtggaagttgaagtGCTTGGTACCTTTCAGGATTAGGTCCTAAATGGGAACCATGCGACATCCACTGCTCAGAGTCCATCGATAACTGCTGTACTCTATCTTAGTAACTCAAATTCTGTCTTTGGCTCTTTTGCTACAACTTAGAAATATCTTCTTTTCTGTAAACAAATTTGAATTCTGAGctgcatttttaaagaaaaatacgaACAGTGAAGTGATCTTGAGAAGTCCTTTATCAGTTCCACTTCCAAACATGTGTCTTGGGTCTTACGAAAAATAGAGAAAACTAGAGCTACTATTGGCTGGCCTACTTGATTTCAGTACCCCTCCCAAAGCACAGGAAGGAATTCTGCAAGCTTTTATTTGAAATACCAATGAATAACTTATGGAGCAGTGCTACTATCTCTGAAGTCCAGATAAATTAGATCTGGTTAAAAGGTGACCTGAAAGAAGGGAGATCACAACACCACAACTACAAGTCAATGGGGCTTACGATCTGAGAACCACAGACTGCCCCCTCAATCTATGCAGGCATATCAAAGGGGACATGCAGACAGACTGAAATCAGCTTACTGGGCTAAAGCTAAAAATATACACTCAGATCCGAGTAGATCTCCATTGCTGCAGCTCTGACAAGTAAATGATTTTAGTGCAGAAGTCATCAAGGGGAGCAATATTCACTTGATTATCAGTGACCTTTGTTAATCTAGATCACCAGAGAGATCATTATTGAAGACCCTAGTAAAGAATGGCTTTAGGGGAGGGTCTGGAACCCACTTGCACAAACTCAGATAAGAACTGGTGCTCTTGCTAGATTTGGTACTGGATTTAAAGTAGCCAAGTCACCATTTAAGTCCAGACAGTGCAGCTTTTGATGTGTAACCATAAAAAGCTctattaaataaaaacagaatacATATTAAATACAGAGTGATTAAAAAAGAACTGaggtgcacacacaaaaaacGGCCAAAATGGATGTTATTAGTCCATTCTTGCTCCACCATAAAAGGCACTGGAATTATGTCTTCCTATACATGTGACATGCTGAGAAGTGTTCCAATCAATCCAATGCATTCAAAGGTAATGATAAAACTGAgcacacaaaaaaaaatcccttgagAGGAAATAAAAATGTAGAAGCATTTCAATGTCCGTGAGTGCATCTAGAAATGTCTCTCTAAGAGTCTTC
The Lepidochelys kempii isolate rLepKem1 chromosome 10, rLepKem1.hap2, whole genome shotgun sequence DNA segment above includes these coding regions:
- the PPL gene encoding periplakin isoform X1, producing the protein MNSLFRKRNKGKYSPTVQKKSISSKELSELIERLQKNADQVEKNIVEADSRMQNDLHKLKAGQPAQYKDHTASKLSESDKLLYVLDGDAAIARHMKHPQGDMITEDIRQLKERVANLRAKHDQIYNFTPQDVEPQVNWSKVIDEKQETLNSQGFGTDLPLVNSQVEEHNIFHNEVMAIGPHISKERDKEYMSSLQVKYQKLLSGSQQRQQDLNSLQDYMQRCTNKLYWLDQQAKDRMHYDWSDRNLDYPSRRRQYENFINCNLEEREEAVNKLHAEGDQLLAQNHPGKNPIEAHMEAVHADWKEYLNLLICEESHLKFMEDYHQFQKNATDAQELLKKVDTDLDQKYNPDFKDRYQLESLLRELDDQEKALDKYEAVVKSLQTHSLQVLPLKYRRESPLKPIPVEALCDYEGEEGQVTRGARYTLTKNDGDIWDVTDNSGNKIHIPGVCFMIPPTDPEALALTDNIASQYQSVKQKTASSKNALQQRYERLKADGIGDAASIQVRQLLAGLEKVNSDLDKQEKAITANLRPPLEHSRAVQDSAERSKDLKNISNEVRCIEPEKAKKIQECEAFIDTVPNTGNATLLRNKVEDTKKKYDQVVQLLGAAQEKVDVANRLEKSLQQGRDLLSAYENKLVTEDTVPEDLRALDHKKEELLAMGVELQSKKSLLNEAEQNLQKTKTCSTTLASRFQEHCPDLERQEAELHKLNQRFNNLSKQIDHRSRTLQKAKSSYSTYRSGYNEVNQFLCNIPNYEPQEMDNIQQVETKLKNQMTLLGDIAQKEQEVQKVSADAQRYQQAVKDYELEAEKLRSILDLENGRNGYMNKRPRLQSPAAKVKEEEAILAAKFTEVNAVNKQRLQNLEFAQNLLRQQPEVQVMQESVQTSKSERPQEEVWKIMKELDDESLRRQQLEGEIKTIQNDILHLQKQKPQETVLKKELLKKVPDPQLDESCHKMQQSLAEEQRKNQVLQDELEALNLKLRALEHERREGGQEYIVKEVLRIEQDKAQADEILKLKEELEDLKRQEGTRENEVTLLRHQITVLSDEKNKEQEKVTEKEVVKLQNDPQLEAEFRMLQENKERESTLRQKQEEELSYLQDKMKRLEKERAIAESKITVKEVLKVEKDLATEREVNELRRQYEDEKSKGRSNEREKDELLRKIQVLEEENAKVVVQEKVREIVRPDPKAENEVANLRLELVEQERRYRGGEEQLKSCQNELAYLRNRSGQVEVKDIIKEVIKYKTDPETKKELQRLREEIVDRTRAIERADLEIYQLKQEIQTLKDTKPQVQMKEVVQEILQYREDPKTRGEVESLRAQLAEEQKKQIDLERERLLQEEKIRQKEEELSQVKEKVVQQEVVKFEQDPALKAEINSFSQSIESELKQIDSLREELRKLQQRRSELERQLEELEKERQARREAEFQVQRLKVRLNELEQQEKETTERVTVKQKVILQQDPQQEKEHSLLKLELEEEKHRRQVLQAELEALRKKLLMLEKMEVKEKVVFSESIQVDKGNTEYEIQKLKSNLEEESRRKRELDANVNRLEAKLSEVEFNNSKSSKELDFLREENHKLHLEKQNLLLETRRLQSEIELTATEAQDLRNMTQIDSRVTLDSRFQTLERELEDLKKLSSEKDAEIKQLQNRLKTVAIKREQRENHLRRSIVVIDPDTGKEMSPEEAHKLGLIEWSLFVKLKGQECDWEEISIKGPSGESSMILDRKTGKEFSIEDALKSGKLTMAQYDRYLNKEMSIQELAVLVSGKK